From Streptomyces sp. NBC_00690, a single genomic window includes:
- a CDS encoding class I SAM-dependent methyltransferase yields the protein MTSTDCQGATAREWYGDDSLWVDFAPAMFSPDRGRSAATLVRESTLLDHPPGTRVLDLCCGPGLFLGPLAERGYEVTGVDLSAAMLARACEAVDRAGAAVRLVRADMLDYVEPDGYDLVLSLFTSFGYFADPADNLRVLHNARRSLAPGGRLLVDVMGKEVLAGWIGRPQVVDLPDGSYVVQRDTVLDDWRRLRTDWTLVRGERARTASIHCTLYSAAELHQHFREAAFTEVEVFGDFDGGPYDQRARRLIVQGKRPR from the coding sequence ATGACGAGTACGGACTGCCAAGGAGCCACGGCCCGGGAGTGGTACGGAGATGACTCCCTCTGGGTGGACTTCGCGCCCGCCATGTTCTCCCCGGACCGCGGCCGGTCCGCCGCCACCCTCGTACGGGAATCCACCCTGCTCGACCATCCACCCGGCACCCGGGTACTGGATCTGTGCTGCGGTCCGGGACTGTTCCTGGGGCCGCTCGCCGAGCGCGGCTACGAGGTCACCGGTGTCGACCTCAGCGCCGCCATGCTGGCCAGGGCGTGCGAGGCCGTGGATCGGGCGGGTGCCGCGGTGCGGCTGGTCAGGGCCGACATGCTCGACTACGTCGAACCCGATGGGTACGACCTCGTCCTCAGCCTGTTCACCTCCTTCGGCTACTTCGCCGACCCGGCCGACAACCTGCGAGTGCTGCACAACGCCCGGCGCAGTCTCGCCCCCGGCGGGCGACTGCTGGTGGACGTCATGGGCAAGGAGGTCCTCGCGGGCTGGATAGGACGCCCCCAGGTCGTGGACCTCCCGGACGGCTCGTACGTCGTCCAGCGCGACACCGTCCTCGACGACTGGCGGCGACTGCGGACCGACTGGACCCTCGTCCGCGGAGAGCGCGCCCGCACCGCGTCCATCCACTGCACCCTCTACAGCGCCGCCGAACTGCACCAGCACTTCCGGGAAGCCGCATTCACCGAGGTGGAGGTGTTCGGTGACTTCGACGGCGGGCCCTACGACCAACGCGCCCGTCGGCTGATCGTCCAAGGCAAGCGCCCCCGCTGA
- a CDS encoding pyridoxal-phosphate dependent enzyme: MPPTTPAIPRPAPPDAADAGPVATDAAVPLESVPLDSVPVHAHITDALKSAAFIRLSGSIVLARFETMKVYAALGAVRALLESGRITPGQTLVDSSSGIYALALAMACHRYGLHCHIVASTTVDTVMRAQLEVLGATVEQMPPSQSLRLDQERRVRRVHALLARRPDVHWMRQYHDGVHHTGYREFAQRASAALPNGHLTVVGAVGTGASTGGLTTALRERGRTVRLVGVQPFGSVTFGSEGFSDPEAIIAGIGSSIPFGNVRHELYDTVHWLDFRHAMAGTVELLRRHAVFAGLSTGAAHLVARWEEAQERNTTYLVLGADTGHRYTERVFGRHEEAQDPAGLRPERIDSLEQLRPPWSVMEWAGRPAPSGAQVTHDPHGSAPKPTSAGTRSGAPWTAEKTLWTAGDAR; encoded by the coding sequence ATGCCCCCCACGACACCGGCGATCCCCCGACCGGCCCCGCCGGACGCAGCCGATGCGGGCCCAGTCGCGACGGACGCAGCCGTACCGCTCGAATCAGTCCCGCTCGACTCCGTACCAGTGCACGCGCACATCACGGACGCACTCAAATCCGCCGCGTTCATCCGCCTCTCGGGATCGATCGTCCTGGCGCGCTTCGAGACCATGAAGGTGTACGCGGCCCTCGGAGCGGTGCGCGCCCTGCTGGAGTCCGGGCGGATCACACCGGGCCAGACCCTGGTGGACAGCTCCAGCGGGATCTACGCCCTGGCGCTCGCGATGGCGTGCCACCGGTACGGACTGCACTGCCACATCGTGGCGTCCACGACCGTGGACACCGTGATGCGCGCACAACTCGAAGTGCTCGGGGCCACGGTGGAGCAGATGCCGCCGTCGCAGAGCCTGCGACTGGACCAGGAACGGCGGGTGCGGCGGGTGCACGCCCTGTTGGCGCGGCGGCCGGATGTCCACTGGATGCGGCAGTACCACGACGGCGTGCACCACACCGGCTATCGCGAGTTCGCGCAGCGGGCGTCCGCCGCACTGCCGAACGGGCATCTGACGGTCGTCGGCGCGGTCGGCACCGGTGCCTCCACGGGTGGGCTGACCACGGCACTTCGTGAGCGGGGGCGGACCGTACGGCTGGTGGGCGTACAGCCCTTCGGCAGTGTCACCTTCGGCAGCGAGGGGTTCAGCGACCCCGAGGCGATCATCGCCGGGATCGGGAGTTCCATCCCGTTCGGGAACGTACGGCACGAGCTGTACGACACCGTGCACTGGTTGGACTTCCGTCATGCGATGGCGGGCACGGTGGAACTCCTGCGTCGCCATGCGGTCTTCGCCGGGCTCTCCACCGGAGCCGCGCACCTGGTGGCGCGTTGGGAAGAGGCACAGGAGCGGAACACCACATATCTGGTGCTCGGCGCGGACACCGGCCACCGCTATACGGAACGGGTCTTCGGGCGCCATGAGGAGGCGCAGGACCCGGCCGGGCTACGACCCGAACGCATCGACTCGCTGGAGCAACTGCGTCCGCCGTGGTCGGTCATGGAATGGGCGGGCAGGCCGGCGCCGTCTGGTGCCCAGGTGACCCACGACCCCCATGGGTCTGCACCGAAACCCACCTCGGCGGGCACCCGGTCGGGTGCCCCGTGGACGGCCGAGAAGACCCTGTGGACCGCGGGGGACGCACGATGA
- a CDS encoding ATP-grasp domain-containing protein, which yields MTIASLESLSFGLARTVEAATAAGHRLCLLTGDRGYYHHELTALPDGAALDVVDVDTTDLDAVRKVLTALPDLAGLINTTDTWSVPAADLAAELGLPGPDPASVRLLRNKARVREALHRVGLSRGSSTAVPDAVIAAARAGRTGLAALCPALVPPVVLKDSAGTSSRGVWIAHDEQELRAALVAAGAMELRGELFAEPYLAGPLYSAETLSWDGETRLLGVTSRHTSRTPAVREEAAAFPVALPTAELAAVEQRMAAVLAAVGHREGFAHIEFVQTAQGPELVEINRRIGGALIGEALCLALGTNVYEALVDAVLGRRPKLMDTLPGPRPGPAVAFVLVYADRPGVVEGFSGLDGLRTFPGPPRWYPVRVPGDEVPSVADQRGCTGMVLAEAPTAELAQHRAWSAATTVRAVLKTVLGP from the coding sequence ATGACGATCGCCTCGCTCGAATCGCTCTCCTTCGGCCTGGCCAGAACGGTGGAGGCCGCCACGGCCGCCGGTCACCGGCTCTGTCTGCTCACCGGAGACCGCGGCTACTACCACCATGAGTTGACCGCGCTCCCCGATGGCGCCGCACTCGATGTGGTGGATGTCGACACCACCGACCTGGATGCTGTGCGCAAGGTCCTGACCGCACTGCCCGACCTCGCCGGGCTGATCAACACGACGGATACCTGGAGCGTGCCGGCCGCCGACCTCGCCGCCGAACTGGGGCTCCCCGGGCCAGATCCGGCATCGGTACGGCTGCTGAGGAACAAGGCCCGGGTCCGGGAGGCACTGCACCGGGTCGGATTGAGCCGCGGTTCGTCGACCGCCGTGCCCGATGCCGTCATCGCCGCCGCCCGCGCCGGGCGGACGGGCCTTGCCGCGCTGTGTCCGGCGCTCGTGCCGCCCGTGGTGCTGAAGGACTCCGCCGGCACCTCGTCGCGGGGCGTCTGGATCGCCCACGACGAGCAGGAACTACGGGCGGCGTTGGTGGCGGCGGGCGCCATGGAGCTGCGCGGCGAACTGTTCGCCGAGCCGTATCTCGCCGGGCCCCTGTACAGCGCGGAGACCCTGAGCTGGGACGGAGAAACCCGGCTGCTCGGTGTCACCAGCCGGCACACCTCGCGCACTCCCGCCGTCCGGGAGGAGGCCGCGGCCTTCCCCGTGGCGCTACCCACCGCAGAGCTCGCCGCCGTCGAACAGCGGATGGCGGCCGTGCTCGCCGCGGTCGGACACCGGGAGGGCTTTGCGCACATCGAGTTCGTCCAGACCGCGCAGGGGCCGGAACTCGTGGAGATCAACCGCCGCATCGGGGGCGCACTGATCGGTGAGGCTCTCTGTCTCGCGCTGGGCACCAATGTCTATGAGGCACTGGTCGATGCGGTGTTGGGCCGTCGGCCGAAGCTGATGGACACACTGCCTGGGCCACGGCCCGGCCCTGCGGTCGCCTTCGTCCTGGTCTACGCCGACCGACCCGGTGTGGTGGAGGGCTTCAGCGGGCTGGACGGACTGCGGACGTTTCCCGGCCCACCACGGTGGTACCCGGTGCGCGTGCCGGGCGACGAGGTGCCCAGCGTGGCGGACCAGCGCGGCTGCACGGGCATGGTGCTGGCCGAGGCGCCCACGGCCGAACTGGCACAACACCGGGCGTGGAGCGCCGCGACGACGGTCCGCGCGGTACTGAAGACGGTCCTCGGTCCCTAG
- a CDS encoding sigma-70 family RNA polymerase sigma factor: MLSQYPRTDSAALNRDAEITRWALAAGQGDREAAELFVQATYDDVRRFVAHLTADGRAAEDLTQETFERALPSLPRFAGRACARSWLLAIARRVVVDRYRRAAARPRIADTDDWLGAADRAQPRHLPGFEESVAFRDALRVLEPGRRQAFVLTRLLGLSYVEAADLLGCPVGTIRSRVARARRDLARVWLEQPGPAVLAAA, encoded by the coding sequence ATGCTTTCTCAATATCCTCGAACGGATAGCGCTGCCCTGAACCGGGACGCGGAGATCACTCGTTGGGCCCTGGCAGCGGGCCAAGGCGACCGTGAGGCCGCCGAACTCTTCGTCCAGGCCACCTATGACGACGTACGCCGGTTCGTCGCCCATCTCACGGCGGACGGGCGGGCGGCGGAGGACCTCACCCAGGAGACCTTCGAGCGGGCGCTGCCCAGTCTGCCGAGATTCGCCGGGCGGGCCTGTGCGCGCTCCTGGCTCCTCGCAATCGCCCGACGCGTGGTCGTCGACCGCTACCGCAGGGCTGCCGCACGACCCCGGATCGCGGACACCGACGACTGGCTCGGCGCCGCCGACCGTGCCCAACCGCGCCATCTGCCCGGCTTCGAGGAGTCGGTGGCGTTCAGGGATGCCCTGCGTGTGCTGGAGCCGGGCAGACGGCAGGCGTTCGTCCTGACGCGCTTACTCGGTCTGTCGTACGTCGAGGCCGCTGATCTGCTGGGCTGCCCGGTGGGGACCATACGGTCACGGGTGGCGCGAGCCCGTCGCGATCTGGCCCGGGTGTGGCTAGAGCAGCCAGGACCGGCCGTCCTGGCTGCGGCGTAG
- a CDS encoding ferric reductase-like transmembrane domain-containing protein, with protein MQANEAGAEHAAPPAESHPEEPDRRTSGAADRSRPAPVTLRSDLRAGLVDGVIALVVTAAVFAILYARIEAKTSSTVTVMPFMADAGAFWMYFLSQAFGWSALLWAWGTVVLGLLLSGPRPGRLPLSAPTLERLHRTTSLNTIALIFAHALLFGAELVNHNKDGLLGAMGTAFVEVFVPGGYDSGTGRIAIPVGQGALYLAIPLGLLFYVRHRIGPKTWRVMHRFVLVVYVLSVWHTLLYGTNVWYDGWFRTTIWLLQLPIAALFLMRLLRPARRSERLRGLGDRKGSATGWSLRFAGRAAAVAVVVVLLAVVITGRDGGRAEPPADTTSTHNHD; from the coding sequence ATGCAGGCGAACGAGGCAGGTGCGGAACATGCTGCTCCCCCAGCGGAATCCCACCCCGAGGAGCCGGACCGGCGGACGAGCGGTGCGGCCGACCGCAGCCGCCCGGCACCGGTGACCCTGCGTTCCGACCTCCGAGCCGGTCTCGTCGACGGTGTGATCGCCCTGGTCGTCACCGCCGCAGTCTTCGCGATCCTCTACGCACGCATCGAGGCGAAGACGTCGTCCACGGTGACGGTCATGCCGTTCATGGCCGATGCGGGCGCCTTCTGGATGTACTTCCTCAGCCAGGCGTTCGGCTGGTCCGCGTTGCTCTGGGCGTGGGGGACGGTCGTACTCGGACTACTCCTGTCCGGCCCCCGCCCAGGGCGACTGCCCCTCTCCGCACCCACCCTGGAACGACTCCACCGCACCACGAGCCTCAACACCATCGCCCTGATCTTCGCCCACGCCCTGTTGTTCGGGGCAGAGTTGGTCAATCACAACAAGGACGGCCTGCTCGGCGCCATGGGTACGGCCTTCGTCGAGGTGTTCGTACCCGGCGGCTATGACTCGGGCACCGGCCGGATCGCGATCCCGGTGGGCCAAGGAGCCCTCTACCTCGCCATCCCGCTCGGCCTGCTCTTCTACGTCCGGCACCGGATCGGCCCCAAGACCTGGCGGGTCATGCACCGATTCGTCCTGGTCGTCTACGTCCTGAGCGTGTGGCACACCCTGCTCTACGGCACGAACGTCTGGTACGACGGCTGGTTCCGCACCACGATCTGGCTGCTGCAACTCCCCATCGCCGCACTCTTCCTGATGCGACTGCTCCGCCCGGCCCGTCGCTCGGAGCGGCTCCGCGGCCTCGGGGACCGCAAGGGGTCGGCGACCGGCTGGAGCCTACGGTTCGCGGGGCGGGCGGCTGCGGTCGCGGTGGTCGTCGTGCTGCTCGCGGTGGTGATCACCGGACGGGACGGCGGGCGCGCCGAACCCCCCGCGGACACCACATCGACGCACAACCACGACTGA
- a CDS encoding DUF6745 domain-containing protein, producing MTLVDTLCREWLAHGVSTQPSDRPRAEAAVTALYRLIDAPPPRFVWVPSPTAALPLLPRRRDDPSTPAAHTARTSTTDSRPPVANRLASLQADLRERLEARILPRWSFRAEWEALRTTVHTSIRAPLRMALLPPTGSTPGLNWHGQHDAHWVARFALHARAGHTVYLPDDAAELALWTDLAMSTGWWWPRAGLCVMAERPTGIHLEALPNSARGEQRLHHDDGPALRFADGTGIHVLHGTVVPQWVITGPTVELIHGARSIEVRRSAIERLGWDDYIEQAGLRLVATAPDPGNPGAQLQLYDAPPEVWGRSRVLLAVNGSVEPDGRQRRYGLGVPSYFDDPVAAAGWSYGLTGAQYAQLARRT from the coding sequence TTGACGCTCGTCGACACCCTGTGCCGGGAATGGCTCGCGCACGGAGTCTCCACCCAGCCGTCCGACCGCCCCCGCGCAGAGGCGGCCGTGACCGCCCTCTACCGCCTCATCGACGCACCACCGCCGCGATTCGTCTGGGTGCCGTCCCCCACCGCGGCGCTCCCCCTCCTGCCCCGGCGCCGGGACGACCCGTCCACCCCCGCCGCACACACGGCTCGGACGTCCACCACTGACAGCCGCCCGCCGGTCGCCAACCGTCTCGCCTCACTCCAAGCCGACCTCCGCGAACGGCTGGAGGCGCGCATCCTCCCCCGCTGGTCCTTCCGAGCCGAATGGGAAGCGCTGCGCACCACCGTGCACACCTCGATCCGCGCGCCCTTGCGCATGGCCCTACTGCCGCCCACCGGCAGCACCCCCGGACTGAACTGGCACGGACAGCACGACGCCCACTGGGTCGCCCGCTTCGCACTGCACGCGCGGGCCGGCCACACGGTCTACCTCCCCGACGACGCCGCCGAACTGGCGCTCTGGACGGATCTGGCCATGTCCACCGGATGGTGGTGGCCCCGCGCCGGGCTGTGCGTGATGGCGGAACGCCCCACCGGCATCCACCTCGAAGCCCTGCCCAACAGTGCCCGCGGTGAACAACGCCTCCACCACGACGACGGCCCCGCCCTACGGTTCGCGGACGGCACCGGCATCCACGTACTCCACGGCACGGTGGTGCCGCAATGGGTGATCACCGGGCCCACCGTCGAGCTGATCCACGGTGCGCGCAGCATCGAGGTCCGCCGCTCGGCCATCGAGCGCCTCGGCTGGGACGACTACATCGAACAGGCCGGGCTGCGGTTGGTCGCCACCGCACCCGACCCGGGCAACCCGGGCGCCCAACTCCAGCTCTACGACGCACCGCCCGAGGTCTGGGGACGTTCGCGCGTGCTGCTGGCCGTCAACGGTTCGGTGGAACCCGATGGTCGACAACGGCGCTACGGACTCGGCGTGCCGTCCTACTTCGACGATCCGGTGGCCGCGGCGGGCTGGTCGTACGGGCTCACCGGGGCCCAGTACGCCCAACTCGCACGACGCACCTGA
- a CDS encoding TetR/AcrR family transcriptional regulator, producing MDREETGVTSADASQSPTDGPVPARAGESKGERTRRRILQAARRRFAEVGYERATIRAIAEQAGVDKASVIQYFGTKQELFRETVDWEIPVAELTTDDPGQSVENYLRTMLGAWSKDPNSPMTALLRTSLTSEDAAELLRERVTAQAIDPIAAQIDDPDSRLRAALIGAMMMGIATHRHLLRMPDLDGADLEDVLRLAVPVLRALIDPGETSGERPDTKN from the coding sequence GTGGACCGTGAGGAGACCGGTGTGACCAGCGCCGATGCGTCGCAGAGCCCCACCGACGGGCCGGTGCCCGCCCGGGCGGGAGAGAGCAAGGGCGAACGCACCCGGCGACGCATCCTCCAGGCGGCCCGTCGACGGTTCGCCGAGGTCGGCTATGAGCGCGCCACCATCCGGGCCATCGCCGAACAGGCGGGCGTCGACAAGGCGTCCGTCATCCAGTACTTCGGCACCAAGCAGGAACTGTTCCGGGAGACCGTCGACTGGGAGATCCCGGTGGCCGAGCTGACCACCGATGACCCCGGGCAGTCGGTCGAGAACTATCTACGCACCATGCTGGGTGCCTGGTCCAAGGACCCCAACAGTCCGATGACCGCACTGCTGCGCACCAGTCTGACCAGCGAGGACGCCGCTGAACTGCTGCGGGAGCGCGTGACCGCGCAGGCGATCGACCCGATCGCGGCGCAAATCGACGATCCGGACTCCCGCCTCCGTGCGGCCCTGATCGGCGCGATGATGATGGGCATCGCCACCCATCGCCATCTGCTGCGGATGCCGGACCTGGACGGGGCGGACCTGGAGGACGTGCTGCGGTTGGCGGTGCCGGTGCTCCGGGCGCTGATCGATCCGGGCGAGACATCGGGCGAACGGCCCGACACCAAGAACTGA
- a CDS encoding MFS transporter: protein MSSDSTAAGHKAAPPSGVHPHLGLALIVIAAAQLMVVLDGTITNIALPSIQADLDVSASTLAWIVNSYALAFGGLLLLGGRAGDLFGRRRMFQVGIVVFTLASLLGGVAPNEELLIGARVLQGVGAAIAAPTALSLIATNFPEGKPRNKAMGVYAAMAGLGSTVGLLLGGILTDYLDWRWVFFVNIPIGIAILAGTRVLAEGERNRGSLDVPGAITGTGGLIALVYAITRSGEHGWSDSLTLGSFAAAAVLLVVFLMLQARTEYPMMPLRLFKDRSRSGAFLTMLFMGSGMFATFYFLTLYMQQILGYSPVKTGFAYLAFSMGMAIAAGLGSKLISRFSARQIAAPGLLVAAVGMLWFSALEPGSSYATHLAPAMFITGLGLGSGFVPMTLGAVSGVRPQDTGIASALLNTAQQVGGALGLAVLTTVSTVAADDRLPDAAGSLYRGAAAGDQALLARAADALTHGYTTAFTVGAALFVVALVITLTMINAGRQQDLPESATGGAAKETGGAAKEPSGGNPAGPSGSTSATPTTAGAADGSVDA, encoded by the coding sequence ATGTCCAGCGACAGCACGGCCGCGGGCCACAAGGCCGCACCGCCCTCCGGCGTCCATCCACACCTAGGGCTCGCGCTCATCGTCATCGCCGCGGCGCAGCTGATGGTCGTCCTCGACGGCACCATCACCAACATCGCCCTGCCCAGCATCCAGGCCGATCTCGACGTCTCGGCCTCCACGCTCGCCTGGATCGTGAACTCGTACGCCCTCGCCTTCGGCGGTCTGCTGCTCCTCGGCGGCCGAGCCGGTGATCTCTTCGGGCGCCGCAGGATGTTCCAGGTCGGCATCGTCGTCTTCACCCTCGCCTCCCTCCTGGGAGGAGTGGCACCCAATGAAGAACTGCTGATCGGGGCGCGCGTCCTCCAGGGCGTCGGTGCGGCCATCGCAGCGCCCACCGCGCTCTCCCTGATCGCGACGAACTTCCCCGAGGGCAAGCCCCGCAACAAGGCCATGGGCGTCTATGCCGCCATGGCCGGTCTTGGCTCCACGGTGGGTCTGCTGCTCGGCGGCATCCTCACCGACTATCTCGACTGGCGCTGGGTCTTCTTCGTCAACATCCCCATCGGTATCGCGATCCTGGCCGGCACCCGTGTCCTCGCCGAGGGCGAGCGCAACCGCGGAAGCCTGGACGTCCCCGGCGCGATCACCGGCACCGGCGGGTTGATCGCCCTCGTCTACGCCATCACCCGCAGCGGTGAGCACGGCTGGTCGGACTCCCTCACCCTGGGTTCCTTCGCCGCTGCCGCCGTGCTGCTCGTGGTCTTCCTGATGCTCCAGGCCCGGACCGAGTACCCGATGATGCCGCTGCGCCTGTTCAAGGACCGCAGCCGCTCGGGTGCCTTCCTGACCATGCTGTTCATGGGCTCCGGCATGTTCGCCACCTTCTACTTCCTCACCCTCTACATGCAGCAGATCCTCGGCTACAGCCCGGTCAAGACCGGCTTCGCCTATCTGGCGTTCAGCATGGGCATGGCCATCGCAGCGGGCCTCGGCTCCAAGCTGATCAGCCGCTTCTCGGCACGGCAGATAGCCGCCCCCGGTCTCCTGGTCGCCGCGGTCGGCATGCTCTGGTTCAGCGCCCTGGAGCCGGGCTCGTCGTACGCGACGCATCTCGCTCCGGCGATGTTCATCACCGGTCTGGGACTGGGCTCCGGCTTCGTGCCCATGACGCTCGGGGCGGTCAGTGGCGTACGTCCGCAGGACACCGGCATCGCGTCCGCGCTGCTGAACACCGCACAGCAGGTCGGCGGCGCGCTGGGGCTGGCCGTACTGACCACCGTGTCGACGGTCGCCGCCGACGACCGGCTGCCCGATGCGGCCGGATCGCTGTACCGGGGCGCGGCAGCAGGTGACCAGGCGCTGTTGGCGCGGGCGGCCGATGCGCTGACCCACGGTTACACCACGGCCTTCACGGTGGGGGCCGCACTCTTCGTGGTGGCCCTGGTGATCACCCTGACCATGATCAATGCGGGCAGGCAGCAGGATCTCCCGGAGTCCGCGACGGGCGGGGCGGCCAAGGAGACGGGCGGGGCGGCCAAGGAGCCGTCCGGCGGAAACCCCGCCGGTCCGTCCGGCAGCACTTCCGCCACCCCCACCACCGCAGGCGCGGCGGACGGTTCGGTGGACGCCTGA
- a CDS encoding TetR/AcrR family transcriptional regulator yields the protein MAHVTAAERRPQLIAAAIELMAREGVAAGSTRAIAAELGVAQATVHYTFGTKADLYRAVLESLTEGLISGVQEGVRNATSLEEALGATAEVFWADVCERPELNLLWLELIAFALRRPELCEVVHKYQQDITNIAVTALVDTAQRTGLQYATPPKELTRFLLAGLDGLCMGVLMEGGSGAPGAHTRRALDQLIAATVDLAHEGTGRGA from the coding sequence ATGGCACATGTGACCGCCGCGGAACGGCGCCCTCAGCTCATCGCCGCCGCCATCGAACTCATGGCGCGGGAAGGCGTCGCGGCGGGCAGTACACGCGCCATCGCCGCCGAACTGGGCGTGGCACAGGCGACCGTGCACTACACCTTCGGCACCAAGGCGGACCTCTATCGCGCAGTGCTGGAGTCGCTGACCGAGGGGCTGATCAGCGGGGTGCAGGAGGGCGTGCGGAATGCCACCAGCCTGGAGGAGGCCCTCGGGGCCACGGCCGAGGTGTTCTGGGCGGACGTGTGCGAGCGGCCCGAGCTCAATCTGCTCTGGTTGGAGCTGATCGCCTTCGCGCTGCGGCGGCCGGAGCTATGCGAAGTGGTGCACAAGTACCAGCAGGACATCACGAACATCGCCGTCACCGCGCTCGTGGACACGGCACAGCGCACGGGGCTTCAGTACGCGACGCCGCCGAAGGAGTTGACCCGCTTCCTTCTGGCCGGGCTCGATGGACTGTGCATGGGTGTGCTGATGGAGGGCGGCAGCGGGGCGCCCGGCGCGCACACCCGCAGGGCGCTGGACCAACTGATCGCGGCAACCGTGGACCTGGCCCACGAGGGCACCGGCCGCGGGGCTTGA